One Rhodobacter sp. CZR27 DNA segment encodes these proteins:
- the istB gene encoding IS21-like element helper ATPase IstB: protein MTSREIDIHTLPGMLTTLRLPSFHKLWAETATRADTEGWPAARFLAVLAEYELAERDMRRIRRHLNEAQLPAGKTLATFDFKALPTLPRARVEALAAGDWLEGGGNLIAIGNSGTGKTHVLCAIGHALIETGHRVFYTRTSDLVQRLQAARRDLVLEAALAKLDKFDLIILDHITYAHKDQAETGALFELIARRYEYRSIAIAANQPFSGWDQIFPDKAMTVAAIDRLVHHGAILEMNAESFRQRAAASTKETLSRPPATTLTDNQSNGES from the coding sequence ATGACCTCCCGCGAGATCGACATCCACACGCTGCCAGGCATGCTGACCACGCTGCGCCTGCCGAGCTTCCACAAACTCTGGGCCGAGACCGCCACCCGCGCCGATACCGAAGGCTGGCCGGCGGCCCGCTTTCTGGCCGTCCTCGCGGAATACGAGCTGGCCGAGCGCGACATGCGCCGCATCCGGCGTCACCTGAACGAGGCACAGCTTCCAGCCGGCAAGACGCTGGCGACCTTTGACTTCAAGGCGCTGCCGACCCTGCCGCGCGCCCGGGTCGAGGCTCTCGCGGCCGGCGACTGGCTGGAGGGCGGCGGCAACCTGATCGCCATCGGCAATTCCGGCACGGGCAAGACGCACGTCCTCTGCGCGATCGGCCATGCCCTGATCGAGACGGGACACCGCGTCTTCTACACCCGCACCAGCGATCTGGTGCAGCGACTTCAAGCCGCCCGCCGCGATCTGGTCCTCGAAGCCGCGCTGGCCAAGCTCGACAAGTTCGACCTGATCATTCTCGACCACATCACCTACGCTCACAAGGATCAAGCCGAGACAGGTGCCCTCTTCGAGCTGATCGCCCGGCGCTACGAATACCGCAGCATCGCCATCGCCGCCAACCAGCCCTTCAGCGGCTGGGACCAGATCTTCCCAGATAAAGCCATGACGGTCGCCGCCATCGACCGCCTCGTCCACCACGGGGCCATCCTGGAGATGAACGCCGAAAGCTTCCGCCAGCGCGCAGCCGCCTCCACTAAGGAGACCCTAAGCAGACCGCCAGCGACAACCCTCACCGACAACCAAAGCAATGGAGAAAGCTGA
- a CDS encoding IS3 family transposase, which produces MTSRSPYRRHSTPFKLHLCQHIRAGIIGRRDAQRSHNISANLIQLWLTQFDRGELTDEEAEASVIAEYEARIAALERKVGQLTMELDLVKRTPCYGYRRVTHELRRHGLVVNHKRVARVIRVAGLGIKPRRRFVNTTDSRHNSPSSRTFTATSSRTARAGFVSRTSPTSVS; this is translated from the coding sequence ATGACGTCACGAAGTCCATACCGTCGACATTCGACGCCGTTCAAGCTTCATCTCTGCCAGCATATCCGGGCTGGCATCATCGGGCGGCGCGATGCGCAGCGCAGCCATAACATCTCCGCGAACCTCATCCAGCTGTGGCTGACGCAGTTCGACAGAGGCGAGTTGACGGACGAGGAGGCCGAAGCCAGCGTCATCGCCGAATACGAGGCCCGCATCGCAGCCCTCGAGCGCAAGGTCGGGCAACTGACCATGGAACTGGATCTCGTCAAAAGAACACCCTGCTACGGCTATCGGCGCGTGACCCATGAGCTTCGTCGCCACGGACTTGTGGTCAATCACAAAAGGGTAGCACGGGTGATACGTGTTGCGGGACTTGGCATCAAGCCTCGCAGGCGCTTCGTGAACACGACCGACAGCCGACACAATTCCCCGTCTTCCCGAACCTTTACTGCAACATCATCCCGGACAGCCCGGGCAGGGTTTGTGTCGCGGACTTCACCTACATCCGTGTCGTGA
- a CDS encoding efflux RND transporter periplasmic adaptor subunit, protein MTIPRFPMALAVLILVGLAAPAARAEGPKGPGGPAGPVPVTVVKLSQQDFPIVSVLPGRVTAAEVAEVRPQVNGIIRERLFEEGADVEAGQPLYKIEDDMYLAGVAAARAAVAQAEATLRSAEKDAGRAEELFGNNTGSEQKLDAAVAARDSAAAALQMARAELKAAEIDLSRTTIRAPISGTAGFSLTTTGALVSAGQEMALTTIRGLDTVHVDVTQSATDLLKWRSRLGKDVLIRPAGKVALILADGSRYPMTGRLAAAEPHVQPTTGMVTLRIHFPNPQRVLLPGMYVQVELPVSEAEDAVAVPQRAVIRDRHGVPSVWLVNAENRIESREVEIVKSDGDRWIVTKGLATGDRVVVSGFQKAAVGAPVIPEEAGSVPVGAQSAQAGN, encoded by the coding sequence GTGACGATACCGCGCTTCCCGATGGCCCTTGCGGTCCTCATCCTCGTCGGGCTGGCTGCCCCTGCCGCACGGGCCGAGGGGCCGAAGGGCCCGGGCGGTCCGGCGGGACCCGTGCCGGTCACGGTGGTCAAGCTCTCGCAGCAGGACTTTCCCATCGTCTCGGTGCTGCCCGGCCGCGTCACGGCGGCCGAGGTGGCCGAGGTTCGTCCGCAGGTGAACGGCATCATCCGCGAGCGTCTGTTCGAGGAGGGCGCCGACGTCGAGGCGGGCCAGCCGCTCTACAAGATCGAGGATGACATGTATCTTGCCGGCGTGGCCGCCGCCCGCGCCGCCGTGGCGCAGGCCGAGGCGACGCTGCGGTCGGCGGAGAAGGACGCCGGTCGGGCCGAGGAACTGTTCGGCAACAACACCGGAAGCGAGCAGAAGCTGGATGCCGCGGTCGCGGCACGCGACAGCGCGGCGGCGGCGCTGCAGATGGCGCGGGCGGAGCTGAAGGCTGCCGAGATCGACCTGAGCCGCACCACGATCCGCGCGCCCATCTCGGGCACGGCGGGCTTCTCGCTGACCACCACGGGTGCGCTGGTCTCGGCGGGGCAGGAGATGGCGCTCACGACGATCCGCGGTCTCGACACGGTGCATGTCGACGTGACGCAGTCGGCCACCGACCTGCTCAAGTGGCGCAGCCGCCTTGGCAAGGACGTGCTGATCCGCCCCGCCGGCAAGGTCGCGCTGATCCTGGCCGACGGCAGCCGCTACCCCATGACCGGCCGGCTTGCCGCGGCCGAGCCGCATGTCCAGCCCACGACCGGCATGGTCACGCTGCGCATCCATTTTCCGAACCCGCAGCGGGTGTTGCTGCCCGGAATGTATGTCCAGGTCGAACTTCCCGTGAGCGAGGCCGAGGATGCCGTGGCCGTGCCGCAGCGCGCGGTGATCCGCGACCGCCACGGCGTGCCGAGCGTCTGGCTCGTCAATGCCGAGAACCGCATCGAAAGCCGCGAGGTCGAGATCGTGAAGTCCGATGGCGACCGCTGGATCGTGACGAAGGGCCTGGCGACAGGCGACCGCGTCGTGGTCTCGGGCTTCCAGAAGGCCGCCGTCGGCGCCCCGGTGATCCCCGAGGAGGCCGGCTCTGTCCCCGTCGGGGCGCAGTCCGCGCAGGCGGGCAACTGA